One part of the Entelurus aequoreus isolate RoL-2023_Sb linkage group LG05, RoL_Eaeq_v1.1, whole genome shotgun sequence genome encodes these proteins:
- the angptl5 gene encoding angiopoietin-related protein 5, translated as MWTTTTVLLLMLGPHLPSSADSAKTLNQSEVKEDFPDAPADAGGVKGRDTCSIPCDITIRLLRDEKQSICGQLQQSLLAFGRSSRKLMRDVMEEQQRALDVLTSQVSEVMNKVQALSAEVQRSNADMFAAKPPLSHGRDCSDIKDSLMSLVPKIPSGIYIVSPDHSDSSFEVFCEMDYMGGGWTVMQRRTEGLMDFKRPWAAHVDGFGHLAGEHWLGLKKVFDIVNQKATRFQLHVALVSHDDVTSYAAYDDFRLDNETHFYRLHLGRYAGSAGDAFRGYEQDQNQDTAPFSTSDVDNDGCEPSCSMGGLTVESCSARHHHTGWWFNRCGMANLNGDARQDPGPQTVGVLWDTWRHNGVARLIKSVTMKIRRMPDNN; from the exons ATGTGGACGACGACGACTGTCCTCCTCCTGATGCTGGGCCCGCATCTGCCGTCCTCCGCT GACTCGGCAAAGACCCTCAACCAATCAGAGGTCAAGGAAGACTTCCCCGACGCACCTGCTGACGCTGGAGGGGTCAAAGGTCGTGACACCTGCTCCATCCCCTGTGACATCACCATCCGGCTGCTGCGGGATGAGAAACAGTCAatctgtg gcCAGCTGCAGCAGTCGTTGTTGGCGTTCGGCCGCAGCAGCAGGAAGTTGATGCGTGACGTGATGGAAGAACAGCAGCGAGCTCTGGACGTCCTCACCAGTCAG GTGTCCGAGGTGATGAACAAAGTGCAGGCGCTCAGCGCGGAGGTGCAGCGGAGCAACGCCGACATGTTCGCCGCCAAACCTCCTCTATCGCACG GGCGAGACTGCAGCGACATCAAAGACAGTCTGATGTCCCTGGTCCCCAAGATCCCCAGCGGGATTTACATCGTCAGCCCGGACCACTCGGACTCGTCCTTCGAG GTCTTCTGCGAGATGGACTACATGGGCGGGGGCTGGACGGTGATGCAGCGCAGGACCGAAGGCCTGATGGACTTCAAGCGACCCTGGGCGGCCCACGTGGACGGCTTTGGACACCTTGCAG GTGAGCACTGGTTGGGCCTGAAGAAGGTCTTCGACATTGTCAACCAGAAGGCGACTCGGTTCCAGCTCCACGTGGCCTTGGTCTCCCACGACGACGTCACCTCCTACGCGGCCTACGACGACTTCCGCCTGGACAACGAAACTCACTTCTACCGCCTCCACCTGGGAAGGTACGCCGGCAGCGCAG GGGACGCCTTCCGCGGCTACGAGCAGGACCAGAACCAAGACACGGCCCCGTTCAGCACCTCGGACGTGGACAACGACGGCTGCGAGCCCTCCTGCTCCATGGGGGGGCTGACGGTGGAGAGCTGCAGTGCCCGACACCACCACACGGGGTGGTGGTTCAACCGCTGCGGCATGGCCAACCTCAACGGGGACGCCCGGCAGGACCCGGGGCCTCAGACCGTGGGCGTCCTGTGGGACACCTGGAGACACAACGGTGTGGCCCGACTCATCAAGTCTGTCACCATGAAGATCAGGAGGATGCCGGACAACAACTAA